From the genome of Acidobacteriota bacterium, one region includes:
- a CDS encoding OPT/YSL family transporter encodes MAEKPLSTTAEAAETREREWLAKVYRGGQEREITVRSILLGALIGAVMCLSNLYVGFKAGWSLGVTITAAIMAFALFKAIRTALPFFVKKDMGILETNFLVTIASACAFIASAGLSNAVPALLMVSGKALPTWQLALWVATILFLGLFMAIPMKRQMINVEDLKFPTGYATSEVLKGMYAAGGDAVKKARALFGALGVGVVIAWLRDGVLGFPKIVGGHVVKEFGVWQWRGWPQIIPATLVPPSWSLFGMPLGRLTLTFEGSLIMVGAGAIMGIRAGASLLLAAVVGYGFLAPRYIAKGDIPHDPPTLAAAAAFEGAPSILASEDAVFPLRVEAGQTLAFEIEEPGRPSLLVARTWTAPSEYGDARALEADLSAPLLADGGPNPLSGVVTVTLDRTANRLRAALASPLSGPAVLRVAAATERPALAFEPGAGARVLRFPLTVPANARLAFAAGQAEGPRGPVRTEILTFGWNRDRTYESGEALLADLNAERLPCGRDNPFHGKIAMEMERGRLVARATAFRTWDASIEAQDTDGGRLLGFEAGQAHRVPYGGFRNIVRWLMWPGVAMMVTAGLLAFFMQWRTVLRAFSGLAAMFRPKGAASGPSDPLASVEVPGSWFAMGFLAAGLVAVLLQVWFFGIHWWMGALAVVMSFFLAIVACRATGETDITPVGAMGKITQLMYGAIAPGNMSANLMTANVTAGAATSSADLLQALRCGFMVGASPRKQFLGMLLGVAVGSLVSAPVYNLLIPSADVLGTDKLPAPAAQTWAGVALLLSNGLQALPVSARWGLFWGGLLGIVLTLLERAFPKARRFMPSPTAMGIAFVIPAFNSVSMFLGAFIAWILEKRRPAFGEAYTVPVASGLIAGESLTGIGVAMLIAFGLMG; translated from the coding sequence ATGGCCGAGAAACCCCTGTCCACGACGGCGGAGGCGGCGGAGACGCGGGAGCGGGAATGGCTCGCGAAGGTCTATCGGGGGGGGCAGGAGAGGGAGATCACGGTCCGGTCCATCCTGCTCGGGGCGCTCATCGGCGCGGTGATGTGCCTCTCCAACCTATACGTGGGCTTCAAGGCGGGATGGAGCCTCGGCGTGACGATCACCGCGGCCATCATGGCCTTCGCCCTCTTCAAGGCGATCCGGACGGCCCTCCCCTTCTTCGTGAAGAAGGACATGGGCATCCTGGAGACCAACTTTCTCGTGACCATCGCCTCGGCCTGCGCCTTCATCGCTTCGGCGGGCCTGTCCAACGCGGTCCCGGCCCTGCTCATGGTTTCGGGCAAGGCGCTCCCCACCTGGCAGTTGGCGCTGTGGGTGGCGACGATCCTCTTCCTGGGCCTCTTCATGGCCATCCCCATGAAACGCCAGATGATCAACGTGGAGGACCTCAAGTTCCCCACGGGCTACGCCACCTCGGAAGTGCTCAAGGGCATGTACGCCGCGGGCGGGGACGCCGTGAAGAAGGCCCGGGCTCTCTTCGGCGCCCTGGGAGTCGGCGTCGTCATCGCGTGGCTGAGGGACGGGGTCCTCGGATTCCCCAAGATCGTCGGCGGACACGTGGTCAAGGAGTTCGGCGTTTGGCAGTGGCGGGGCTGGCCCCAGATCATTCCCGCAACGCTGGTCCCTCCCTCCTGGTCCCTTTTCGGAATGCCCCTCGGCCGCCTCACCCTGACCTTCGAGGGCAGCCTCATCATGGTCGGAGCGGGCGCGATCATGGGCATCCGGGCGGGGGCCAGCCTCCTGCTCGCGGCGGTGGTCGGGTACGGGTTCCTGGCTCCTCGGTACATCGCGAAAGGGGACATCCCCCACGATCCGCCGACGCTGGCGGCGGCGGCGGCCTTCGAGGGCGCACCCTCCATCCTCGCCTCGGAGGACGCCGTCTTCCCGCTCCGGGTGGAGGCCGGACAGACCCTGGCCTTCGAGATCGAGGAGCCGGGCCGCCCCTCCCTCCTGGTGGCGCGAACGTGGACCGCTCCCTCGGAGTATGGCGACGCGCGCGCCCTGGAGGCGGACCTCTCGGCGCCGCTCCTGGCCGACGGCGGGCCCAATCCGCTCTCCGGCGTGGTGACCGTGACGCTGGACCGGACCGCCAACCGGCTCCGGGCGGCCCTTGCCTCCCCTCTTTCCGGCCCGGCGGTTCTGCGCGTCGCCGCGGCGACGGAGAGACCGGCCCTCGCCTTCGAACCGGGAGCGGGCGCGCGCGTCCTGCGATTTCCCCTGACCGTGCCTGCAAACGCCAGGCTCGCCTTCGCCGCGGGCCAGGCCGAAGGCCCGAGAGGTCCAGTTCGCACCGAGATCCTCACGTTCGGCTGGAACCGTGACCGCACCTACGAGAGCGGAGAGGCCCTGCTGGCGGACCTGAACGCCGAGCGACTCCCCTGCGGCCGCGACAACCCCTTTCACGGGAAGATCGCCATGGAGATGGAGCGGGGGCGTCTCGTGGCCCGCGCCACGGCTTTCCGGACGTGGGATGCCTCCATCGAGGCCCAGGACACGGACGGGGGACGCCTGCTGGGGTTCGAGGCGGGACAGGCCCACCGCGTGCCCTACGGGGGGTTCCGGAACATCGTGCGGTGGCTCATGTGGCCCGGGGTGGCCATGATGGTCACGGCCGGCCTCCTCGCCTTTTTCATGCAGTGGCGCACGGTCCTGAGGGCCTTCTCGGGGCTCGCGGCCATGTTCCGGCCGAAGGGCGCGGCCTCGGGGCCATCCGACCCCCTCGCGTCGGTAGAGGTCCCCGGGTCGTGGTTCGCGATGGGGTTCCTCGCCGCCGGCCTCGTGGCCGTCCTTCTCCAGGTGTGGTTCTTCGGAATCCACTGGTGGATGGGGGCCCTCGCCGTCGTCATGTCCTTCTTCCTGGCCATCGTCGCCTGCCGGGCCACGGGCGAAACGGACATCACGCCCGTGGGCGCCATGGGCAAGATCACCCAGCTCATGTACGGAGCCATCGCCCCCGGGAACATGAGCGCCAACCTCATGACCGCGAACGTGACGGCGGGCGCCGCCACGTCCTCCGCCGACCTGCTTCAGGCCCTGCGGTGCGGTTTCATGGTGGGCGCGAGCCCACGGAAGCAATTCCTGGGCATGCTCCTTGGGGTGGCCGTCGGCTCGCTGGTGTCGGCGCCCGTCTACAATCTCCTGATTCCGAGCGCGGACGTCCTGGGCACGGACAAACTGCCCGCGCCCGCCGCCCAGACCTGGGCGGGGGTGGCGCTCCTGCTCTCGAACGGCCTCCAGGCCCTCCCGGTCTCGGCCCGCTGGGGCCTGTTCTGGGGGGGGCTGCTGGGCATCGTCCTGACCCTCCTGGAGAGGGCTTTCCCCAAGGCCCGGCGGTTCATGCCCTCCCCGACGGCCATGGGCATCGCCTTCGTCATTCCGGCCTTCAACTCCGTAAGCATGTTCCTGGGAGCCTTCATCGCCTGGATCCTGGAGAAGCGGCGCCCCGCCTTCGGGGAGGCCTACACCGTTCCCGTCGCCTCCGGGCTCATCGCCGGCGAGAGCCTCACGGGCATCGGCGTCGCCATGCTCATCGCCTTCGGCCTCATGGGCTGA
- a CDS encoding M3 family metallopeptidase, producing MKALWLTLALFGLTAASYAAPAFDPLPGGQRQAYRFDLSRMYPDEAAWGADVERARALAASVKSRKGRLLASPGDLLGAMEAHRDLRDVLVKLYAYGEFRAAVNTSDRAAYEAFLALQAEAGAQTSFLQVELKALTPEALEGMIAKEPRLAAFRYQIEDILRQGPHSLSDSEEALLSRLDPDLNSWQQVLFQKVFDRTAFAEISADGRTYNVHRDFETLIRHPDRDVRRRAYESYYAAFAEIRDLVGFALLREMKTLNAQAALRGFPTYYHQTLFDRYLTREQADNLYAQIEAQAGLYQAYQRLRMERVRPRIGGAEPEIWDMDLASGDGPEPRFTADEAVALISDALGVLGPEYLAELKALLDPKNGRMDIVGGPNRDQGAFCEGYHGFFLDNYQGLLTNVSTIAHEAGHGIHDQLVFNNKKSVLYGEGPGYMTESFAMFNEWLLRDRLLKSSGDEALRRYVREDALNEMMYLWEIARRAKFEMVAYDRVASGEITDEAGFGKACVDVGKAYDVWFQKYPWLEDHWIRKHHYWSVPTYYVNYVVAHVLALTYYQRYLEDPEGFSAKYTAMVRNGFDRPAAALLKDFLSIDLNDPKVLQGTFDLIGRTFRETGERPVKP from the coding sequence ATGAAAGCGCTCTGGCTCACCCTGGCCCTCTTCGGGCTCACCGCCGCGTCCTACGCCGCACCCGCCTTCGATCCCCTGCCCGGGGGACAGCGCCAGGCGTACCGCTTCGACCTGTCCAGGATGTACCCGGACGAGGCGGCCTGGGGGGCCGATGTGGAGCGCGCGCGGGCCCTCGCCGCCTCCGTGAAGTCCCGCAAGGGAAGGCTCTTGGCCTCCCCGGGGGACCTGCTCGGCGCCATGGAGGCCCACCGGGACCTGCGGGACGTCCTCGTCAAACTCTACGCCTACGGGGAGTTCCGCGCCGCCGTCAACACGTCGGATCGCGCGGCCTACGAGGCTTTCCTCGCTCTCCAGGCGGAGGCGGGCGCGCAGACGAGTTTCCTCCAGGTGGAGCTCAAGGCCCTCACCCCCGAGGCGCTGGAGGGCATGATCGCGAAGGAGCCCCGCCTCGCGGCCTTCCGCTACCAGATCGAGGACATCCTGCGCCAGGGCCCCCACTCCCTCTCGGATTCCGAGGAGGCCCTCCTGAGCCGCCTGGACCCGGACCTCAATTCATGGCAGCAGGTTCTCTTCCAGAAGGTCTTCGACCGGACGGCCTTCGCCGAGATCTCCGCCGACGGCAGGACCTACAACGTCCACCGCGACTTCGAAACCCTCATCCGCCACCCGGACCGCGACGTCCGCCGGAGGGCCTACGAGTCTTACTACGCGGCTTTCGCCGAGATCCGCGACCTGGTGGGCTTCGCCCTCCTGCGCGAAATGAAGACGCTCAACGCCCAGGCGGCCTTGAGGGGCTTCCCGACCTACTACCACCAGACCCTCTTCGACCGGTACCTGACGCGCGAGCAGGCCGACAACCTCTACGCCCAGATCGAGGCCCAGGCCGGCCTCTACCAGGCCTACCAGCGCCTCCGGATGGAGCGCGTGCGGCCCCGGATCGGCGGCGCGGAGCCCGAAATCTGGGACATGGACCTGGCCTCCGGCGACGGTCCCGAGCCCCGCTTCACCGCCGACGAGGCCGTGGCCCTCATCAGCGACGCCCTCGGCGTGCTCGGCCCCGAATACCTGGCGGAACTCAAGGCCCTCCTCGATCCGAAGAACGGCCGCATGGACATCGTGGGAGGCCCCAACCGGGACCAGGGCGCCTTCTGCGAGGGGTACCACGGCTTCTTCCTGGACAACTACCAGGGGCTTCTCACCAACGTCTCCACCATCGCCCACGAGGCGGGCCACGGAATCCACGACCAGCTCGTTTTCAACAACAAGAAGAGCGTCCTGTACGGAGAGGGCCCCGGATACATGACCGAGTCCTTCGCCATGTTCAACGAGTGGCTCCTGCGCGACCGCCTTCTGAAATCCTCCGGCGACGAGGCTCTCAGGCGCTACGTGCGGGAGGACGCGCTCAACGAGATGATGTACCTGTGGGAGATCGCGAGAAGGGCCAAGTTCGAGATGGTGGCCTACGACCGCGTGGCCTCGGGCGAGATCACCGACGAGGCGGGCTTCGGGAAGGCGTGCGTGGACGTGGGGAAGGCCTACGACGTGTGGTTCCAGAAGTACCCCTGGCTCGAGGACCACTGGATCCGCAAGCACCACTACTGGAGCGTGCCCACCTACTACGTCAACTACGTGGTGGCCCACGTTCTCGCCCTCACGTACTACCAGCGCTACCTGGAAGACCCGGAGGGCTTCTCCGCCAAGTACACCGCAATGGTCCGCAACGGCTTCGACCGGCCAGCGGCCGCCCTTCTCAAGGACTTCCTCTCCATCGACCTGAACGACCCGAAGGTTCTCCAGGGGACCTTCGACCTCATCGGCCGGACCTTCCGGGAAACCGGAGAGCGCCCCGTCAAGCCATGA
- a CDS encoding TIGR00730 family Rossman fold protein, whose amino-acid sequence MDSVCVFCGSSKGANGVYAAAAAELGRLLARRGLALVYGGGNVGLMGTLARAALEEGGRVVGVIPEHLMTFEVALPEATEMRVVSSMHERKALMADLSDAFVALPGGLGTLEELFEVWTWAQLGLHRKPLALLDAGGYFAPLVGFLDHAVAEGFLKPVHRGMVLVEREPAALLDALVGYRIPEEALDLQRWIER is encoded by the coding sequence GTGGACTCGGTCTGCGTCTTCTGCGGCTCCAGCAAGGGAGCCAACGGCGTTTACGCCGCGGCCGCCGCGGAGCTGGGCCGGCTCCTCGCGCGGCGGGGCCTGGCCCTCGTCTACGGCGGGGGCAACGTGGGACTCATGGGAACGCTGGCGCGGGCGGCCCTGGAGGAGGGCGGCCGCGTGGTGGGCGTCATCCCCGAGCACCTCATGACCTTCGAGGTGGCGCTCCCCGAAGCCACGGAAATGCGCGTGGTCTCCTCCATGCACGAGCGCAAGGCCCTCATGGCCGACCTGTCGGACGCGTTCGTGGCCCTTCCCGGAGGCCTCGGCACCCTCGAGGAACTCTTCGAGGTGTGGACCTGGGCCCAACTGGGCCTCCACCGCAAACCCCTGGCCCTGCTCGACGCGGGGGGCTACTTCGCGCCCCTCGTCGGCTTCCTGGATCACGCCGTGGCCGAAGGCTTCCTCAAGCCCGTCCACCGGGGGATGGTGCTCGTGGAGCGTGAGCCCGCCGCGCTCCTGGACGCTCTGGTCGGATACCGGATTCCCGAGGAGGCGCTGGACCTCCAGAGGTGGATCGAACGGTAA
- a CDS encoding PilZ domain-containing protein, translated as METTEATEAAGTDRRRFPRIPTRCEVVVKTASGKAAFPTASTTREVGLGGCSFPSRTAYGVGALLRLSILPKKSIIEATGRVTYEIPQKNGTYEIGVAFVEIHPSDKPKLDALLQGE; from the coding sequence ATGGAGACGACGGAGGCCACGGAAGCGGCGGGAACGGACCGGAGGCGGTTTCCCCGGATCCCGACGCGGTGCGAAGTGGTGGTCAAGACGGCCTCGGGAAAAGCGGCGTTTCCCACGGCGTCCACGACCCGCGAGGTGGGACTCGGCGGCTGTTCCTTCCCGAGCCGCACGGCCTACGGCGTGGGGGCCCTCTTGCGGCTCTCCATCCTCCCGAAGAAAAGCATCATCGAGGCCACGGGCCGCGTGACCTACGAAATCCCCCAGAAGAACGGGACCTACGAAATCGGGGTGGCCTTCGTGGAGATTCACCCCTCGGACAAGCCCAAACTCGACGCCCTGCTCCAAGGCGAGTGA
- a CDS encoding aspartyl protease family protein, with product MPAFVRTLWMAAALAAASPSAAQAPSSAPPCDALAGQGRWREALACADSGLALSPRDPALLNIRVRALMGLFRFKEAADVAFPLRPRRPDMAFASAACLFEMGRYMEAFQVWSSLRADPEWAGPAYERLVSGLDGTGRHEEARVLALEALERLPAPPPGLVSLAASLLDDPALSLGLMERGGGGKPPDAGGMVPPPAVLRAARGPLCEASAKGFLPATLPLQTLSDPVDLYGIATPGARQPKGPAPSAQAYDHGLYNPMPPEVMAFSGAGLPQESAVRRLVVSARLEGKGPYALALDSSASLLLLSSGTAKALDLKPLGEGEISAVGLDGTLRGRWTLVDRLEVGPVSLRRVPAFILSGPDAAGTAAGVLPLWLLRRWGLAVDPSRGSLVIHPPGTPPEAALGAGAARLPALWTGAGLRAALGAPEGRNLNVLLDVGSPFSSLHLGRLDALGLSRRRGMERDRVEAGKFGVQSCAVLEDLPLTAGSLQLKLSAPRAMDLGDAPDAPAGVLGRDALDLFVLYLDWTFGIAALRPASP from the coding sequence ATGCCCGCCTTCGTCCGCACGCTCTGGATGGCCGCCGCCCTCGCGGCCGCCTCCCCTTCGGCCGCTCAGGCGCCCTCCTCCGCGCCGCCCTGCGATGCCCTCGCCGGCCAAGGTCGCTGGCGGGAGGCCCTGGCCTGCGCCGATTCCGGGCTGGCCCTCTCCCCCCGGGACCCGGCTCTCTTGAACATCCGGGTGCGTGCGCTCATGGGCCTCTTCCGGTTCAAGGAGGCCGCCGACGTGGCCTTCCCCCTCCGGCCCCGCCGGCCCGACATGGCCTTCGCCTCCGCCGCCTGCCTCTTCGAGATGGGGCGGTACATGGAGGCCTTTCAGGTGTGGTCCTCCCTGCGGGCGGACCCGGAGTGGGCGGGTCCCGCCTACGAGCGGCTCGTTTCGGGCCTGGACGGGACGGGCCGCCATGAGGAGGCGAGGGTCCTCGCCCTGGAGGCCCTCGAGCGCCTGCCGGCGCCACCGCCCGGGCTGGTCTCGCTCGCCGCCTCGCTCCTGGACGACCCCGCCCTGTCCCTGGGCCTGATGGAACGCGGGGGCGGGGGAAAACCGCCCGACGCAGGCGGGATGGTCCCTCCACCGGCCGTCCTCCGGGCGGCCCGCGGTCCTCTGTGCGAGGCCTCCGCGAAGGGGTTCCTTCCCGCCACACTGCCCCTCCAGACCCTGTCGGACCCCGTGGACCTCTACGGCATCGCCACGCCCGGCGCGCGCCAGCCCAAGGGACCCGCCCCCTCGGCCCAGGCTTACGACCACGGGCTGTACAACCCCATGCCCCCGGAGGTCATGGCCTTCTCGGGGGCGGGGCTTCCTCAGGAATCGGCGGTGCGCCGGCTGGTGGTCTCCGCTCGCCTGGAGGGCAAGGGCCCCTACGCTCTCGCCCTGGATTCGTCCGCCTCGCTCTTGCTCCTGTCCTCCGGGACCGCCAAAGCCCTCGACCTCAAACCGCTGGGCGAGGGGGAGATCTCCGCCGTGGGGCTGGACGGGACCTTGCGCGGACGGTGGACCCTCGTGGACCGCCTGGAGGTGGGTCCGGTGAGTCTCCGCCGCGTCCCCGCTTTCATCCTGTCGGGCCCCGACGCCGCCGGCACCGCCGCGGGGGTCCTCCCGCTCTGGCTCTTGCGCCGGTGGGGGCTGGCCGTGGATCCCTCCCGCGGGTCCCTCGTCATCCACCCGCCGGGGACGCCGCCCGAGGCCGCCCTGGGCGCGGGCGCCGCACGCCTTCCCGCGCTCTGGACGGGAGCGGGGCTCCGCGCCGCCCTGGGCGCGCCCGAGGGCAGAAACCTGAACGTCCTTCTGGACGTGGGCTCCCCCTTCTCCTCTCTTCACCTGGGGCGCCTGGACGCCTTGGGTCTGTCCCGCCGAAGGGGCATGGAGAGGGACCGGGTGGAGGCGGGGAAGTTCGGGGTCCAATCCTGCGCGGTGCTCGAGGACCTTCCGCTGACCGCGGGCTCCCTTCAACTGAAGCTCTCCGCCCCCCGGGCCATGGACCTGGGGGACGCTCCGGATGCCCCGGCGGGGGTGCTGGGGCGGGACGCCCTCGATCTCTTCGTCCTGTACCTCGACTGGACCTTTGGGATCGCGGCGCTTCGTCCGGCCTCTCCCTGA
- a CDS encoding endonuclease V: MNDLAAPSDPRFRQALMEQARLRALRREAPLPGKIRYVAGADVSCGLRGRTFWGGYAVCDIEEGFAVADSAVVRMEVDFPYVPGLLAFREVPVLAEAFALLRVRPDAVLVDAQGTAHPRRFGSAAHLGVALGVPTVGCAKSRLCGEHREPGPERGAFTPLLLDGETVGAVLRTRAGVKPVYVSPGHLSDLPTCLDLVLRCSPRWRVPEPIRRAHDLVNGARRGAARREGRPSR; encoded by the coding sequence GTGAACGACCTTGCGGCGCCATCGGATCCCCGGTTCCGGCAGGCCCTCATGGAGCAGGCGCGCCTGCGCGCCCTGCGCCGCGAGGCGCCCTTGCCCGGGAAGATTCGCTACGTGGCCGGCGCGGACGTCTCCTGCGGCCTCCGGGGGCGGACTTTCTGGGGCGGCTACGCCGTTTGCGACATCGAGGAGGGATTCGCCGTGGCGGACTCGGCGGTCGTGCGGATGGAGGTGGATTTCCCCTACGTCCCCGGCCTGCTCGCTTTCCGGGAGGTGCCCGTCCTGGCGGAAGCCTTTGCGCTCCTTCGCGTTCGCCCCGACGCGGTCCTCGTGGACGCGCAAGGCACGGCCCATCCCCGGCGCTTCGGGTCGGCGGCCCACCTGGGCGTGGCCCTCGGCGTGCCCACGGTGGGGTGCGCCAAGAGCCGCCTCTGCGGAGAGCACAGGGAGCCCGGGCCCGAACGCGGGGCCTTTACTCCCCTCCTCCTGGACGGAGAAACCGTGGGCGCCGTCCTGCGCACGCGGGCCGGGGTGAAGCCCGTCTACGTGTCGCCGGGCCACCTCAGCGACCTCCCCACGTGTTTGGACCTCGTCCTGCGGTGTTCGCCGCGGTGGCGAGTACCGGAACCCATCCGGAGGGCCCACGATCTCGTGAACGGCGCGCGGCGCGGGGCCGCCCGCCGGGAGGGACGGCCCTCCCGATAA